One Manduca sexta isolate Smith_Timp_Sample1 unplaced genomic scaffold, JHU_Msex_v1.0 HiC_scaffold_64, whole genome shotgun sequence genomic window carries:
- the LOC119193535 gene encoding uncharacterized protein LOC119193535, with amino-acid sequence MRGGSGSKPGKAVAARRRAPARILSESEPSSDSSRLPRRMARQPRKPASKRPRGVRTSGSGSATDPVLRAAAKKLCGASASDTEEDDSVAGIREAYQSALREERVAEAARAVEEEAALQEVRIVAPCPKIAAPKSAKVPTKNLLLEVAENIRHVSQASRNLKGTFVKALKRDAAKLQERAEEPSSAETARLEAIIASLERKVTALEAALATQNKILEDFVAGDRSREPKAASKKRRRIASSGMRDGWKLSWRKRSRRSRPNSPQRPSHAPPASAPAPAATPVAEEPAQRPPRRRMRGSRRRAATPLPQSAPAPTTVEEGWTVVGNRGGRGKRNKRRTGPKPNAPNAGQRQKVVRKVVPQLRLPKKAAVTLTVAPEAVERGTTYAQALQAVRGKVDLASLGIGVGMKARRVATGAYLFEVPGPESEAKADSLVIKMREALCGLEGVRVSRPVMTAELRISGLDESVTPDDVATAIAKIGECSIEDLKVGQVKIEHSGLGAAWAQCPAKVADKVARAGRVLANINHCARAQDLLVQSLAQWSIHVAVVSEPYFVPPRDDWAGDSDGSVAVITGVPPAPRPSKKSSEGTGRPKSGSEDTCVRHNGGSVVDITFATPDLARRVQGWRVLVEEETLSDHRYIRFSVSTPRTNQPSNSGSLTSRRWGGQRWAVTRLNREAVKEAALVQAWFPVPAGPVRVEEEAEWFGGAMSQICDAAMPRARCLPPKRQVYWWSAELTQLRASCMAARRRLARHRRRHSRPPGDDEQERLLHGLHKTAKRALRVAIAQAKAAAREESRRTLDSDPWGRPYRMALSKLRPWAPR; translated from the exons ATGCGCGGTGGTAGTGGCTCTAAGCCAGGGAAGGCGGTGGCCGCTAGGAGGCGCGCGCCGGCCCGGATCCTGAGCGAGTCCGAGCCGAGCAGTGACTCTTCGCGGCTACCTAGGCGAATGGCGCGGCAACCCCGTAAGCCGGCCTCAAAAAGGCCGCGGGGAGTCCGCACGAGTGGCAGTGGCAGCGCAACGGACCCAGTATTGCGCGCCGCTGCCAAAAAATTGTGTGGGGCCTCAGCCTCGGATACGGAGGAGGATGACTCCGTGGCCGGGATTAGGGAGGCTTACCAGTCGGCCCTGAGGGAGGAACGTGTGGCCGAAGCCGCCCGCGCAGTGGAGGAGGAGGCAGCGCTCCAGGAAGTGAGGATCGTGGCGCCCTGCCCGAAAATTGCGGCGCCAAAGTCGGCAAAGGTTCCCACAAAGAACCTCCTCCTTGAGGTGGCGGAGAACATCCGTCACGTCTCACAAGCGTCCCGGAACCTCAAAGGGACGTTTGTGAAGGCTCTCAAGAGAGATGCCGCCAAGCTGCAGGAGCGCGCGGAAGAGCCCTCCTCCGCGGAAACCGCGAGACTGGAGGCCATAATAGCCTCCCTCGAGCGGAAGGTGACGGCACTGGAGGCTGCCTTGGCCACCCAGAACAAAATCCTCGAGGATTTTGTGGCCGGCGACCGCTCCAGGGAGCCGAAGGCGGCCTCTAAGAAAAGGAGGAGGATCGCCTCGAGCGGCATGAGAGACGGATGGAAGCTCTCATGGAGAAaacgctcgaggcgatctcggCCAAACTCGCCCCAGCGCCCTTCCCACGCTC CTCCCGCCTCGGCCCCCGCTCCTGCAGCCACACCTGTGGCCGAGGAGCCTGCCCAACGCCCGCCGCGTCGGCGTATGCGGGGGTCCAGGAGGAGAGCGGCGACGCCTCTGCCTCAATCCGCTCCGGCCCCCACAACAGTGGAAGAAGGGTGGACAGTGGTGGGTAACCGGGGCGGCAGGGGGAAGAGGAACAAGAGGAGGACCGGGCCGAAGCCGAACGCCCCAAATGCCGGCCAGAGGCAGAAGGTGGTGCGCAAGGTTGTGCCCCAGCTTCGTCTTCCGAAGAAGGCTGCCGTCACCCTGACGGTAGCACCGGAGGCGGTAGAACGGGGCACGACCTACGCCCAGGCCCTGCAGGCGGTCAGGGGCAAAGTCGACCTGGCCAGCCTTGGCATCGGGGTCGGCATGAAGGCGCGACGGGTGGCCACCGGTGCCTACCTTTTCGAGGTGCCCGGACCTGAGTCCGAGGCGAAAGCCGACTCCCTCGTCATCAAAATGAGGGAGGCGCTCTGTGGGTTGGAAGGCGTTCGCGTCTCCCGGCCCGTCATGACGGCAGAGCTGCGCATCTCAGGGCTTGACGAGTCCGTCACCCCTGACGATGTCGCAACGGCTATCGCCAAAATCGGAGAGTGTTCGATCGAGGACCTGAAGGTGGGCCAGGTCAAGATCGAGCACTCGGGTCTGGGCGCCGCGTGGGCCCAGTGCCCGGCAAAGGTGGCGGATAAGGTCGCCAGGGCAGGACGCGTCCTG gcgaacatcaatcaCTGCGCCAGAGCGCAGGACTTGCTTGTTcagagcctggcgcagtggtcaatCCACGTGGCTGTAGTCAGCGAGCCGTATTTCGTTCCCCCCCGGGATGACTGGGCAGGGGACTCCGACGGCTCGGTGGCTGTCATCACCGGGGTGCcgccggctccccgcccttcgaaaAAAAGTAGCGAAGG gACTGGTCGTCCTAAATCGGGGTCggaggacacgtgcgtgcggcacaacgggggTTCGGTGGTGGACATCACGTTCGCCACCCCGGACCTAGCCcgccgtgtccagggctggagagtcctggtGGAGGAGGAGACGCTGTCCGATCACCGGTACATACGGTTCAGTGTCTCCACTCCCCGGACCAACCAGCCCAGTAACAGTGGAAGTTTGACCTCCCGACGATGGGGCGGCCAGCGTTGGGCCGTTACGCGGCTCAACCGGGAGGCCGTGAAGGAAGCCGCTCTTGTTCAGGCGTGGTTCCCTGTACCGGCAGGGCCGGTGCGGGTCGaagaggaggcggagtggttcggggggGCAATGTCGCAAATCTGCGACGCGGCCATGCCCCGGGCCCGATGCCTCCCTCCGAAGcgacaggtgtactggtggtcggcggagctcACCCAGTTACGCGCGTCCTGCATGGCTGCGCGCCGTCGACTCGCCAGACACCGCCGCCGTCATTCCCGTCCGCCCGGCGATGATGAACAGGAGCGGCTGCTTCACGGCCTACACAAgacggccaagagagcgctgcgggtggccattgcgCAAGCAAAGGCCGCGGCACGTGAGGAGTCTCGGAGAACTCTCGACAGCGACCCGTGGGGACGCCCGTACCGCATGGCGTTGAGCAAGCTCCGCCCGTGGGCGCCCCGCTGA